A genomic region of Zingiber officinale cultivar Zhangliang unplaced genomic scaffold, Zo_v1.1 ctg240, whole genome shotgun sequence contains the following coding sequences:
- the LOC122037163 gene encoding endoglucanase 9-like, whose product MSMYVRNPWGGPLKLHADSATDDDRSRNLDFDPGALSMTSRQLDETQKSWLLAAPGSHGKKKTKYVDLGCLLVSHKLFLWIVGAVVVAAALAGLSAVVVKTVPRHHRPVPPPDNYTLALHKALMFFNAQRSGPIPKHNNVSWRGNSGMRDGLSDQSYRKSLVGGFYDAGDAIKFTFPASFAMTMLSWSVIEYSAKYEAAGELHHVKEIIRWGVDYLLKTFNSSADTTDNIVAQVGQGSSYCWMRPEVIDYPRPVAICRDKCSDLMAETAAALAAASIVFKDDSAYSKKLIHGASTLWKFASKDIRHKNIYTGQRDATSYNSTSNFDELIWGGAWMYLATGNTSCLSVSTDPKLAQRAGAFRGGPQYGVLNWDNKLPGAQVLLSRLRLFLSPGYPYEEILRTFHKQTADIMCSYLPVFKSFNRTKGGLIELNHGNPSPLQHVVNAAFLATLYADYLNAADIPGWYCGPDFYPAGALRDFARSQIDYILGRNPHRMSYVVGFGSEYPKRVHHRGASIPKNGERRHDCKGGRKWRDSKKANPNTIIGAMVAGPDKHDGFRDVRSDRNYTEPTLAGNAGLVAVLVALSGERTGVLDKNTMFSSVPAMFPDPPPPPAPWKP is encoded by the exons TTCCGCCACCGACGACGACCGCAGCCGCAACCTCGATTTCGACCCCGGGGCGCTGTCGATGACGTCGCGGCAGCTGGACGAGACCCAGAAGAGTTGGCTCCTCGCGGCGCCGGGGAGCCAcgggaagaagaagacgaagtaCGTCGACCTCGGTTGCCTCCTCGTTAGCCACAAGCTCTTCCTATGGATCGTCGGCGCCGTTGTCGTGGCCGCTGCGCTCGCAGGACTCAGTGCCGTCGTCGTCAAGACTGTCCCCCGGCACCACCGCCCTGTGCCGCCGCCGGATAACTACACGCTCGCTCTCCACAAGGCCCTTATGTTCTTCAACGCACAGCGAT CGGGACCGATTCCCAAACACAACAATGTATCCTGGAGGGGGAACTCCGGGATGAGGGATGGCCTCTCCGACCAATCATACAGGAAGAGTCTCGTCGGGGGATTCTACGACGCCGGCGACGCCATCAAGTTCACCTTCCCTGCTTCCTTCGCCATGACCATGCTCAGTTGGAGTGTCATCGAATACAGTGCCAAGTACGAGGCCGCCGGAGAGCTCCACCATGTCAAGGAGATTATAAGGTGGGGCGTCGATTACCTGCTCAAAACCTTTAACTCTTCCGCGGACACAACCGATAACATTGTGGCACAG GTTGGGCAAGGTTCCTCTTACTGTTGGATGAGGCCAGAGGTCATTGACTACCCGCGGCCGGTTGCTATCTGTCGCGATAAGTGCTCCGATCTCATGGCAGAGACGGCGGCTGCTTTGGCTGCCGCCTCCATCGTCTTCAAAGACGACAGCGCCTACTCCAAGAAGCTCATCCATGGCGCCTCTACTCTCTGGAAGTTCGCATCCAAAGACATCAGACACAAGAACATATACACTGGGCAACGAGATGCGACTTCCTACAATTCAACCAGTAATTTCGATGAACTTATTTGGGGCGGAGCATGGATGTACCTTGCGACGGGCAATACGTCGTGCCTTTCGGTGTCGACTGATCCCAAATTAGCTCAACGAGCTGGGGCATTTCGGGGCGGTCCTCAGTATGGAGTTTTGAACTGGGACAACAAGCTTCCTGGTGCTCAA GTACTACTTAGTAGATTGAGGTTGTTCCTGAGCCCAGGTTACCCGTATGAAGAAATACTGAGAACTTTTCACAAACAAACTGCCGACATCATGTGCTCATATCTACCTGTTTTCAAATCCTTCAATCGCACTAAAG GGGGTTTGATCGAACTAAATCATGGAAATCCATCGCCCCTTCAGCACGTAGTCAATGCAGCATTTCTCGCAACGCTTTACGCTGATTATCTCAACGCAGCTGATATTCCAGGATGGTACTGTGGCCCTGACTTCTACCCTGCCGGTGCCTTGCGCGACTTTGCTCGCTCTCAG ATCGATTACATTCTGGGTAGAAATCCACACCGCATGAGCTACGTCGTAGGATTTGGCTCCGAGTACCCTAAGCGTGTTCATCATAGGGGAGCATCGATTCCGAAGAACGGGGAACGACGGCACGACTGCAAAGGAGGGCGGAAATGGAGGGACTCCAAGAAGGCAAATCCGAACACGATCATCGGTGCAATGGTGGCGGGACCTGATAAGCACGACGGGTTCAGAGACGTGCGGTCCGACCGCAACTACACCGAGCCGACTCTCGCCGGCAATGCTGGATTGGTTGCTGTCCTGGTGGCCTTGTCCGGGGAGAGGACTGGAGTACTCGACAAGAACACTATGTTTTCATCAGTTCCGGCCATGTTTCCCGATCCCCCACCGCCACCTGCACCGTGGAAACCCTGA